In a genomic window of Mucilaginibacter sp. KACC 22063:
- a CDS encoding SusC/RagA family TonB-linked outer membrane protein, which yields MYKIYTIDFVVPKRQLQKTLRIMRWTTLFLLAGLLQVSAATLAQHVTLKKQNASLESVLQEIHRQSGFDIVYDLDVVNKAKPVTLDLKDATIQVALASALSGRQLYFEVDNKKIIIREKSLIDKIKDVLPASVDIRCIVTDSLGNTLPGASAYVKFSKVGYMADSKGEFVVPNVGEAGVVLVVSYVGYQTQEVYFNTRDKSPFKIIMKPSMNRLNEVKVVYDGYQTISKERAAGAYATLGHEELQVTPSANLMERLVGKMPGVNFDLKSNTIQVRGVNDYSTVGQPLIVVDGFPLISPNDQPQITTPLSGVAGNAIINRFNPDDIEQITVLKDASATSIWGSRGANGVIVIETRKGKKGMPVLNVNYTLGVTQRPNLNQLAWMNSSQYIDFEQELVNRGILTDPALAPSYNAIYTQNNSDATEWMFRVQRGTATPAQRDAALAELSTHDSRQQINKYLLQNSVTQQANISVSGGAENTTYSVSGNYTKNIPFYKNNYGKTFYLNSNLSSGLFNKHLIFHTGLNYQYDNTQYNGAAIDALSNTTTSLRPYDNLVDANGNHIQRTYLFRQSIADSLVRQGYLPFSYNALDELNYSNTVSTTNNFRVTAGLTGKFTNWLNADISAMSQRQVLGIVGVNELNSYANRIQLNTATSVADNGQLVYGLPYGGTYYEDNNSAYDSDLRGQLNLDHTFKNDHQVTALLGTEIRETGSKESNSTRYGFNQDANSLGPFNPSVPYMTLYGYSQTLSNNLSGITETRRRYLSYYGNAGYSFKDKYFATGSFRFDDATLVGVARSVRARPFWSTGLRWNATREDFLSNISWLSSLALRASYGTSGTIPTTGSNVTVISVGNLADNRTGLTAAAINTPANASLKWSTTRQLNLGTDFSLFKGRLIGSFDIYNKRTDGIVRYLPFNPTYGWSGLYYNTAKMTGHGIDLGITGEIIKSSQFHWSSTFNFSYTTNKITDERFETQANNLVSGTSSVNGLPVGSLFVYRWAGLDNQGQSQIYDRNGKVISANTSILNFTRADLKYAGVTYPPYTGGFFNTFTVGPFTATAQMTYYFGSVFMRQSVTTNNYPTSGNSQFYGSIGKTQDMAYRWRQPGDEAITNVPGIEYSSYNSIYRYQYSDAMLEKGDHIRLQQISLSYNVPTRLLPKNAIKALSIGANVQNLGIIWRANKDHLDPLFTNTANYANLPPARNYLLRLNASF from the coding sequence ATGTATAAAATTTATACTATTGATTTTGTCGTACCCAAACGACAGCTCCAAAAAACCCTGCGTATTATGCGATGGACGACCCTGTTTCTACTGGCTGGTCTTCTTCAGGTTAGTGCGGCAACCCTGGCCCAGCACGTAACGCTGAAGAAGCAAAATGCTTCGCTTGAAAGTGTATTACAAGAAATACATCGTCAGAGCGGTTTTGACATTGTTTATGACCTTGATGTTGTAAATAAAGCAAAACCTGTAACACTTGACTTAAAAGACGCTACCATTCAGGTGGCTCTGGCTTCCGCTCTTTCAGGAAGGCAGCTTTATTTCGAGGTAGATAATAAAAAAATCATTATCAGGGAAAAATCGCTGATAGACAAAATAAAGGATGTCCTCCCTGCATCTGTCGATATTCGTTGTATTGTAACAGATAGTCTTGGCAATACACTTCCTGGTGCTTCAGCTTATGTAAAGTTTAGTAAAGTGGGGTATATGGCAGACTCAAAAGGCGAGTTTGTTGTTCCTAACGTAGGTGAAGCCGGTGTAGTACTTGTCGTATCTTATGTAGGTTATCAAACCCAGGAAGTATACTTCAATACCCGCGACAAAAGCCCCTTCAAAATCATCATGAAGCCGTCCATGAATCGATTAAACGAGGTTAAGGTGGTATATGATGGTTATCAAACAATCTCTAAAGAACGTGCAGCAGGTGCTTATGCAACACTTGGACATGAAGAACTTCAGGTAACTCCAAGCGCCAATTTGATGGAGCGGCTTGTAGGTAAAATGCCGGGCGTAAATTTTGATCTTAAGTCAAATACTATTCAGGTAAGGGGGGTAAACGATTATTCCACCGTTGGCCAACCGCTAATTGTTGTTGATGGTTTTCCACTGATCAGCCCAAATGATCAACCGCAAATTACTACACCACTAAGCGGCGTAGCAGGTAATGCGATCATCAACCGTTTTAATCCGGACGATATCGAGCAGATCACAGTATTAAAAGATGCATCTGCAACTTCCATATGGGGGTCACGCGGAGCAAATGGTGTTATCGTTATTGAAACACGTAAGGGAAAAAAAGGCATGCCGGTTCTTAATGTAAATTATACATTAGGTGTTACCCAGCGTCCTAATCTTAATCAATTGGCGTGGATGAACAGCAGCCAGTATATTGATTTTGAACAGGAACTGGTTAATCGTGGTATTCTTACAGACCCTGCTTTGGCACCAAGCTACAATGCCATTTACACGCAAAATAACAGCGATGCTACAGAATGGATGTTTCGTGTACAAAGAGGGACAGCGACACCTGCCCAACGTGATGCTGCCCTGGCTGAGCTAAGCACACACGACTCGCGCCAACAGATCAATAAATACCTGCTGCAAAACAGTGTTACACAGCAAGCCAATATTTCTGTGTCTGGCGGGGCCGAAAATACAACTTACAGTGTATCTGGAAATTATACAAAAAATATACCTTTCTACAAGAATAACTACGGGAAAACATTTTATTTAAATTCAAACCTTTCTTCAGGCTTGTTTAACAAACACCTGATTTTTCATACCGGGTTAAATTATCAGTATGATAATACGCAATATAATGGTGCCGCAATTGATGCATTATCCAATACAACCACATCGTTAAGGCCGTATGATAATCTGGTAGATGCAAATGGCAACCACATACAACGCACCTATCTTTTCAGGCAATCAATTGCAGATAGTTTAGTAAGGCAAGGTTATCTGCCATTTAGTTACAATGCGCTTGATGAGTTGAATTATTCAAACACAGTATCTACAACCAACAATTTCAGGGTAACTGCCGGCTTAACAGGCAAATTTACGAATTGGTTAAACGCTGACATTTCTGCTATGAGCCAACGACAAGTGCTTGGCATTGTTGGTGTAAATGAACTGAACAGTTATGCTAACCGTATTCAGTTAAATACGGCAACATCTGTTGCAGATAACGGGCAATTGGTTTATGGGCTTCCTTATGGAGGCACTTATTATGAAGACAATAACAGTGCTTATGATTCAGATCTCAGAGGGCAACTGAATTTGGATCATACTTTTAAGAATGATCACCAGGTAACGGCTTTACTGGGTACAGAAATACGCGAAACAGGAAGTAAAGAATCCAATTCTACCAGGTATGGTTTTAATCAGGACGCGAACAGCTTAGGGCCATTTAATCCCTCAGTGCCTTACATGACATTGTATGGCTATTCTCAAACTTTAAGTAATAATCTTTCAGGCATAACTGAGACAAGGAGAAGATATTTATCTTATTATGGTAACGCTGGTTATAGTTTTAAAGATAAATATTTTGCAACCGGAAGTTTCCGTTTTGACGATGCAACGCTTGTCGGTGTGGCACGCAGTGTAAGGGCAAGGCCTTTCTGGTCAACAGGCTTAAGATGGAATGCAACAAGAGAAGATTTCTTAAGCAATATTAGCTGGTTATCAAGTTTAGCACTTCGCGCCTCATACGGTACCTCTGGTACTATACCTACAACAGGTTCAAATGTTACCGTAATTAGTGTAGGAAATTTAGCAGATAACCGTACAGGTTTAACAGCAGCTGCTATCAATACACCAGCTAATGCGTCTCTTAAATGGTCAACTACAAGACAATTAAACTTAGGGACAGATTTTAGCCTTTTCAAAGGCCGTTTAATTGGAAGTTTCGACATTTACAATAAAAGGACAGACGGAATTGTAAGGTACCTGCCATTTAACCCAACTTATGGTTGGTCTGGTTTATACTACAATACTGCAAAAATGACCGGTCATGGAATTGACCTGGGTATTACAGGTGAGATTATTAAATCAAGCCAATTCCACTGGAGCTCTACTTTTAACTTTAGTTACACCACCAATAAAATAACAGACGAAAGGTTTGAGACTCAGGCTAATAATTTGGTATCCGGAACCTCAAGTGTGAACGGTTTGCCGGTAGGGTCGCTTTTTGTTTATCGTTGGGCCGGTCTTGACAACCAGGGGCAATCTCAGATTTATGATAGAAATGGTAAAGTAATATCCGCTAACACGTCTATTTTAAATTTTACGCGTGCTGATTTAAAATATGCAGGCGTTACTTACCCGCCATATACAGGTGGTTTCTTTAACACTTTTACCGTAGGGCCGTTTACCGCTACCGCACAAATGACTTATTACTTCGGTAGCGTATTTATGCGCCAGTCTGTAACTACTAATAATTATCCAACCAGTGGTAATTCGCAATTTTACGGTTCAATTGGTAAGACGCAGGATATGGCTTACCGCTGGCGCCAGCCGGGCGATGAGGCGATAACCAACGTACCAGGTATAGAATACTCAAGCTATAACAGTATTTATCGTTACCAGTACTCAGATGCAATGTTAGAAAAAGGCGACCATATCAGGTTACAACAAATAAGCCTTTCATACAATGTTCCGACCAGGCTATTGCCTAAAAATGCAATAAAAGCCTTATCAATAGGAGCAAATGTGCAAAACCTGGGCATCATATGGCGGGCTAATAAAGATCACCTGGACCCATTATTTACCAACACGGCTAACTACGCTAACCTGCCGCCTGCAAGAAATTACTTACTGCGTTTAAATGCTTCATTTTAA